A genomic stretch from Geothermobacter hydrogeniphilus includes:
- the infA gene encoding translation initiation factor IF-1 — MAKEEAIEVEGEVVEPLPNAMFRVKLENGHVVLAHISGKMRKYYIRILPGDRVTVELSPYDLTRGRITYREK; from the coding sequence TTGGCCAAAGAAGAAGCCATCGAAGTTGAAGGGGAAGTTGTTGAACCGCTTCCCAATGCCATGTTTCGGGTCAAGCTCGAAAACGGTCATGTCGTTCTGGCCCATATTTCCGGAAAAATGCGCAAATATTATATCCGCATTCTCCCCGGGGACCGGGTCACGGTTGAACTTTCCCCCTACGACCTCACCCGTGGACGGATAACCTACCGGGAAAAATAA
- the leuS gene encoding leucine--tRNA ligase translates to MQERYDAGAIEQKWQAHWEKTGAFKAEMDPSRPKYYLLEMFPYPSGRIHMGHVRNYSIGDVVARFKALQGFNVLHPMGWDAFGMPAENAAIQHGTHPARWTWENIDNMRSQLRKMGLSYDWSREFATCDEEYYRWEQLIFLRMLERGLAYKKSSTVNWCPTCRTVLANEQVEDDCCWRCDSEVEGKELEQWFFKITDYAQELLDEIDNLKGWPDSVLTMQRNWIGRSVGCEINFPLEGSEKSIRVFTTRQDTLYGATFMSLAPEHPMAAELVTAEHEQEVAAFIAKVRKQDKNKRTADDYEKEGVFTGSYCVNPVSGRRMPVFLANFVLMDYGTGAVMAVPTHDQRDFEFARKYDLPLVVVIQPEGDALVPEQMEAAWTGSGRLVNSDRFDGLDNEAAKEQIADYLTAEGIGKATVNFRLRDWGVSRQRYWGTPIPIIYCDDCGTVPVPEKDLPVVLPQDVELTGEGGSPLARTESFTAVPCPQCGKTARRETDTFDTFVESSWYFARYASPREQEAPLDKEQVKYWLPVDQYIGGVEHAVMHLLYARFFTKILRDLKFVEGGFNEPFTNLLTQGMVCMETRSCPEHGWLYPEQVADGKCSQCGQPAVVGRTEKMSKSKMNVVDPDHLIARYGADTARLFSLFAAPPEKDLEWNEQGVEGCYRFLNRVWRAVFDHVELLRQAGEPEDLPGAPRDLRRQTHRTIKKVTEDVDGRFHFNTAIAAIMELVNAIYAFKQAQQAPGVMKEALETVVRLLNPFVPHIAAELWCCLGHDEELNSLGWPAWDEAALVEEQKQIVVQVNGKVRGKVLVAADADQASVEQAALKEDNVARFLEGKTVRKVIVVPGRLVNVVAN, encoded by the coding sequence ATGCAAGAGCGCTATGATGCCGGCGCCATCGAACAGAAGTGGCAGGCCCATTGGGAGAAAACCGGAGCCTTCAAGGCGGAGATGGATCCGTCCCGACCGAAGTACTACCTGCTTGAAATGTTTCCCTATCCTTCAGGCCGGATTCATATGGGGCATGTCCGCAACTATTCCATCGGTGACGTGGTCGCTCGTTTCAAGGCCCTGCAGGGTTTCAACGTGCTGCACCCGATGGGCTGGGATGCCTTCGGCATGCCGGCGGAAAATGCCGCCATTCAGCATGGCACCCATCCGGCCAGGTGGACCTGGGAAAATATCGACAACATGCGTTCCCAGCTCAGGAAAATGGGGCTGTCGTATGACTGGAGCCGGGAGTTCGCAACCTGCGATGAGGAGTATTATCGCTGGGAACAGCTGATTTTCCTGCGCATGCTGGAGCGTGGGCTGGCCTACAAGAAAAGTTCGACCGTCAACTGGTGTCCCACCTGCCGGACCGTGCTGGCCAATGAACAGGTCGAGGATGATTGCTGCTGGCGTTGCGACTCGGAGGTCGAGGGAAAAGAACTGGAACAGTGGTTCTTCAAGATCACCGATTACGCCCAGGAACTGCTGGACGAAATCGACAACCTCAAGGGCTGGCCCGATTCGGTTCTGACCATGCAGCGCAACTGGATCGGTCGCAGTGTCGGTTGTGAAATCAATTTCCCCCTTGAGGGCAGTGAAAAATCGATTCGTGTCTTTACCACCCGCCAGGACACTCTCTATGGCGCCACCTTCATGAGTCTTGCGCCCGAACACCCGATGGCGGCAGAGCTGGTGACAGCCGAGCATGAACAGGAGGTTGCCGCCTTTATCGCCAAGGTGCGTAAACAGGATAAAAACAAGCGTACCGCCGACGATTACGAAAAAGAGGGTGTCTTTACCGGCAGTTACTGTGTCAATCCAGTCAGCGGCCGCCGGATGCCGGTTTTCCTGGCCAATTTCGTTTTGATGGACTACGGCACCGGAGCGGTGATGGCGGTGCCGACTCATGACCAGCGTGATTTCGAGTTCGCCCGCAAGTACGATCTGCCGCTGGTGGTCGTGATCCAGCCGGAGGGTGATGCGCTCGTTCCGGAACAGATGGAAGCAGCCTGGACCGGATCCGGTCGGCTGGTCAATTCAGACCGATTTGACGGTCTGGACAACGAGGCGGCCAAGGAACAAATCGCCGATTATCTGACCGCCGAAGGGATCGGCAAGGCGACGGTGAATTTCCGGCTGCGCGACTGGGGTGTCTCCCGCCAGCGCTACTGGGGTACCCCGATTCCGATCATCTACTGTGACGATTGCGGTACGGTACCGGTTCCGGAAAAGGATCTGCCGGTTGTCCTGCCGCAGGATGTGGAATTGACCGGGGAAGGGGGCAGCCCTCTCGCCCGGACCGAATCCTTCACGGCCGTGCCCTGCCCGCAATGCGGCAAGACCGCCCGGCGGGAGACCGACACCTTCGATACGTTTGTCGAATCCTCCTGGTATTTTGCCCGTTACGCTTCCCCGCGGGAGCAGGAAGCTCCTCTCGATAAGGAGCAGGTCAAGTACTGGCTGCCGGTTGATCAGTATATCGGCGGGGTCGAGCATGCCGTCATGCACCTGCTCTATGCCCGTTTCTTCACCAAAATTCTCCGTGACCTGAAATTTGTCGAGGGTGGTTTCAATGAGCCGTTCACCAACCTGCTGACCCAGGGAATGGTCTGCATGGAGACCCGCTCCTGCCCCGAGCACGGCTGGCTCTACCCCGAGCAGGTCGCAGACGGCAAGTGCAGTCAGTGTGGTCAGCCGGCGGTGGTTGGACGCACCGAGAAGATGAGCAAGTCGAAGATGAATGTCGTTGACCCCGACCATTTGATTGCCCGCTACGGAGCCGATACCGCGCGACTGTTTTCACTTTTCGCCGCTCCCCCGGAAAAAGACCTGGAGTGGAATGAGCAGGGGGTTGAGGGCTGCTACCGGTTCCTCAACCGGGTCTGGCGGGCGGTCTTTGATCATGTCGAACTGCTGCGGCAGGCCGGAGAGCCCGAGGATCTGCCCGGAGCGCCGCGTGACCTTCGTCGACAGACCCACCGCACCATCAAGAAGGTGACCGAGGATGTCGATGGCCGCTTCCACTTCAATACCGCCATCGCCGCGATTATGGAACTGGTCAACGCCATCTACGCGTTCAAGCAAGCGCAGCAGGCCCCGGGTGTGATGAAGGAAGCCCTGGAAACGGTGGTCCGCCTGCTCAACCCCTTCGTTCCGCATATCGCTGCCGAGCTCTGGTGCTGCCTCGGCCATGACGAGGAACTCAATTCCCTCGGTTGGCCGGCATGGGATGAAGCGGCGCTGGTCGAGGAGCAGAAGCAGATTGTCGTTCAGGTCAATGGCAAGGTGCGCGGCAAGGTGCTGGTGGCCGCCGACGCCGACCAGGCAAGCGTGGAACAGGCGGCCCTTAAGGAAGATAACGTGGCCCGTTTTCTGGAAGGAAAGACGGTGCGCAAGGTGATCGTTGTCCCGGGACGGCTGGTCAACGTGGTGGCGAATTGA
- the lptE gene encoding LptE family protein yields MKFVPVRALLLGALLLCLLAAGCGYRFRGQGNSLPGGVHSVYIEMFVNRTTEPFLENRLTNAVTRRFARKREVEVAAHRSGAEAVLSGEITVYETEPISYDRNDKVTEYRSIMTVTVVLSRLDSGKTLWKGTLSWSEEYLADADKAIQDDRELAAEVQISDRLSDEILSHLLENF; encoded by the coding sequence TTGAAGTTCGTTCCGGTCAGAGCATTGTTGCTGGGGGCGTTGCTGCTCTGTCTGCTGGCCGCCGGATGCGGATACCGGTTTCGCGGCCAGGGCAACAGCCTGCCGGGCGGGGTCCATTCGGTTTATATCGAGATGTTTGTCAACCGGACCACCGAGCCGTTTCTTGAAAATCGTCTGACCAACGCCGTAACCCGCCGTTTTGCCCGCAAGAGAGAGGTTGAGGTCGCCGCCCATCGTAGCGGGGCGGAGGCCGTGCTTTCAGGGGAGATCACCGTATACGAGACCGAACCGATTTCCTACGATCGTAACGATAAAGTTACAGAATATCGTTCCATTATGACAGTTACCGTGGTTCTGAGTCGCCTCGACAGCGGGAAGACGCTCTGGAAAGGGACCCTCTCCTGGTCGGAAGAGTATCTGGCTGATGCCGACAAGGCGATTCAGGATGACCGCGAGCTGGCGGCTGAGGTTCAGATCAGTGATCGATTGTCGGACGAGATCCTGTCGCACCTGCTGGAAAACTTTTAA
- the holA gene encoding DNA polymerase III subunit delta: MKTAELRQALEKGSCPPLICLFGEETFRRDQVLQMIIDRVVPEDARDFNLAVFQGKEASGQAMLEQLQTLPVFSPRRLVLVKDFSAVPAAESEKLLDYLVAPLSETILVLVADKIDRRRKFFQVFGKKGVLIEFKPLYPNQIPAFVEQQVLAAGKRMTEDAMAFFCRRVGTNLQEIHGELEKLCSYLGDRNLVDVDDVRAVVSDIRADSVFDLTNALGKKQTSEALRLLGRLLADGMAPVLVLSMMVRHFRQLWKTSELLAQGGGRKDIAAAIRVNPYFVDGLIRQARQFRTAQFEAWFELFLEADLKLKSSGSNPRAILEALVMKLAT; the protein is encoded by the coding sequence ATGAAAACCGCTGAATTGCGCCAGGCACTGGAAAAAGGATCCTGCCCGCCGTTGATCTGCCTGTTCGGTGAGGAAACCTTTCGCCGTGACCAGGTGCTGCAGATGATCATCGACCGGGTTGTTCCCGAAGACGCGAGGGATTTCAACCTGGCGGTTTTCCAGGGGAAGGAAGCCTCCGGACAGGCCATGCTTGAGCAGTTGCAGACCCTGCCTGTCTTTTCCCCCCGCCGTCTGGTACTGGTCAAGGATTTTTCGGCGGTGCCGGCCGCCGAAAGTGAAAAACTCCTTGATTATCTCGTCGCGCCGCTCTCGGAAACAATTCTGGTGCTGGTCGCGGACAAGATTGATCGTCGCCGCAAGTTCTTTCAGGTTTTCGGCAAGAAGGGCGTCCTGATCGAGTTCAAGCCCCTTTACCCGAACCAGATTCCCGCCTTTGTTGAACAGCAGGTTCTGGCTGCCGGTAAACGCATGACCGAAGACGCGATGGCTTTTTTCTGCCGCCGGGTCGGAACCAACCTGCAGGAAATTCATGGGGAGTTGGAAAAACTCTGCAGTTATCTCGGAGACCGCAACCTGGTCGATGTCGATGATGTTCGCGCGGTGGTTTCCGATATCCGGGCCGACAGTGTCTTCGACCTGACCAATGCCCTGGGCAAAAAACAGACCAGCGAAGCTCTGCGGCTGCTCGGCCGGTTGCTGGCGGATGGCATGGCTCCGGTGCTGGTCCTCAGCATGATGGTGCGCCACTTCCGCCAGTTGTGGAAGACCAGTGAATTGCTGGCGCAGGGCGGGGGGCGCAAGGACATTGCTGCCGCAATCAGGGTGAACCCCTATTTTGTCGATGGATTGATTCGTCAGGCGCGACAATTCCGGACGGCTCAATTTGAGGCCTGGTTTGAACTTTTTCTGGAGGCCGATCTGAAACTCAAATCGAGCGGCAGTAATCCCCGGGCGATTCTGGAAGCGCTGGTGATGAAACTGGCCACCTGA
- the rpsT gene encoding 30S ribosomal protein S20, with product MANHKSALKRNRQNQIRNARNTHIRSTMRTLVKQVRTAVAAGDPEAAQASLAKAVPYIDKAATKGVIHKATASRKISRLTRLVNAMSAS from the coding sequence TTGGCTAATCACAAGTCCGCGCTGAAGCGCAACCGCCAGAATCAGATCCGCAATGCCCGTAACACCCATATCCGTTCCACCATGCGAACCCTTGTCAAGCAGGTCCGGACCGCCGTCGCGGCGGGCGACCCGGAAGCGGCACAGGCCAGCCTGGCCAAAGCCGTTCCCTATATCGACAAGGCGGCCACCAAGGGCGTCATCCATAAGGCGACTGCCAGCCGCAAGATCTCCCGCCTGACCCGGTTGGTCAACGCCATGTCGGCGTCCTGA
- the murJ gene encoding murein biosynthesis integral membrane protein MurJ: MTDRQQITRSTGILGAATGLSRIGGLVRDVVVAGLFGAGFATDAFFMAFTIPNLLRRFFAEGSLTAAFVPTYSEIYHLQGEDEARRVANICWTLLTLVMAVVVAAGIFASPWLVGAIGHGFAATPGKLALTDMLNRLMFPYIFFVSLLALATGILNVRGHFFLPAVSPLVLNLSMITSGLLFSGWCDPPILSLAFGVILGGLLQLLMQIPVLRRHRQLPKPDFHFFDPAVRKITRLMIPGLFGVAIYQVNVIITRLLASFLPEGSVSYLYYGQRLFEFPQGIFIVSLAQAVLPTLSRQAAENDRPALAESVRFALMLMLVGILPATVGLILCAEPVYSLFFMRGQFGSNAVHQSALALAAYAPGLLCVGFSRVLAPTFYALKDTRTPVLISFWTLLINVGLGLLLMGPMRHVGLALALSVASLFNALLLGGVLLRRLPELNLRPMLPALMKLIVPVMVMGLAVWSILGSVDWLQPGNLLHKGVVLTLAVTAGLLLYGGGCLLFRVEGADRVGEIIRRKLFRGKG, from the coding sequence ATGACTGATCGCCAACAAATCACCCGATCCACCGGTATCCTCGGCGCGGCCACCGGGCTCAGCCGTATCGGCGGACTGGTTCGTGATGTGGTTGTGGCCGGTCTCTTCGGTGCCGGTTTCGCCACCGACGCCTTTTTCATGGCTTTCACCATCCCCAACCTGCTGCGCCGGTTCTTTGCCGAAGGGTCTCTGACCGCTGCCTTTGTCCCCACTTACAGCGAGATCTATCACCTGCAGGGGGAGGACGAGGCCCGCCGGGTGGCCAATATCTGCTGGACCCTGCTGACCCTGGTCATGGCGGTGGTGGTCGCGGCAGGGATTTTCGCCTCTCCCTGGCTGGTCGGTGCCATCGGTCACGGGTTTGCCGCCACACCGGGCAAATTGGCCCTGACCGATATGCTCAACCGGTTGATGTTTCCCTACATTTTCTTTGTCAGCCTGTTGGCGCTGGCAACCGGCATTCTCAACGTCCGCGGTCATTTTTTCCTGCCGGCGGTTTCACCGCTGGTACTCAATCTTTCGATGATTACCAGCGGGCTGCTGTTTTCCGGCTGGTGTGATCCGCCGATTCTGTCACTGGCGTTCGGGGTTATTCTCGGTGGCCTGCTGCAGTTGTTGATGCAGATTCCCGTTCTGCGCCGGCATCGCCAACTGCCGAAACCCGATTTTCATTTTTTCGATCCGGCGGTCAGGAAAATCACCCGGTTGATGATCCCGGGCCTGTTCGGTGTCGCCATCTATCAGGTCAACGTCATTATCACCCGACTTCTGGCCTCGTTTCTCCCGGAGGGGAGCGTCAGTTATCTTTATTACGGACAGCGTTTGTTCGAGTTCCCGCAGGGGATTTTTATCGTTTCACTGGCCCAGGCGGTGCTGCCGACATTGAGCCGTCAGGCGGCGGAAAATGATCGGCCGGCTCTGGCCGAGTCGGTCCGTTTTGCCCTGATGCTGATGCTGGTCGGTATCCTGCCGGCAACCGTCGGCCTGATTCTCTGCGCCGAACCGGTCTACAGCCTTTTTTTCATGCGCGGTCAGTTCGGCAGCAACGCCGTTCATCAATCGGCCCTGGCCCTGGCGGCCTACGCGCCGGGATTGCTCTGCGTCGGTTTCAGCCGGGTGCTGGCTCCGACCTTTTACGCGCTCAAGGACACCCGGACCCCGGTGCTGATTTCCTTCTGGACCCTGCTGATCAACGTCGGGCTCGGATTGCTGCTGATGGGGCCCATGCGCCATGTCGGGCTGGCGCTGGCTCTGTCCGTCGCCTCGCTGTTCAATGCCCTGCTGCTGGGGGGCGTGCTGCTGCGGCGGTTGCCTGAACTGAACCTCCGGCCGATGTTGCCGGCACTGATGAAACTGATTGTCCCGGTCATGGTGATGGGACTGGCCGTCTGGAGCATTCTCGGCAGCGTTGACTGGCTGCAGCCGGGCAACCTGCTCCACAAGGGGGTTGTCCTCACGCTGGCGGTGACGGCCGGTCTGCTGCTCTATGGCGGTGGTTGTCTGCTGTTCAGAGTGGAGGGGGCCGACCGGGTCGGGGAGATCATCCGCAGGAAGTTGTTCAGGGGGAAGGGGTGA
- a CDS encoding tRNA (cytidine(34)-2'-O)-methyltransferase encodes MKQPPLHIVLIEPEIPPNTGNIARLCAATGIHLHLVGRLGFSLDDRYLKRAGLDYWPAVQLRRWDDFPTLQAAYPRARFWYTSKKAGNSYTSVDYQKGDFLVFGKETKGLPEDILAEAGGRAIRIPIFTESVRSLNLSTAAGIVAYEALRQLGMTAG; translated from the coding sequence ATGAAACAGCCACCTCTCCACATCGTCCTGATCGAGCCGGAGATCCCGCCGAACACCGGCAACATCGCCCGCCTCTGCGCCGCGACCGGCATCCACCTGCATCTGGTCGGCAGGCTCGGTTTTTCCCTCGACGACCGTTACCTGAAACGAGCCGGACTGGATTACTGGCCTGCCGTACAGCTGCGGCGATGGGATGACTTCCCGACACTGCAGGCCGCTTATCCACGAGCCCGTTTCTGGTACACTTCGAAGAAGGCCGGAAACAGCTACACAAGTGTCGACTATCAAAAAGGGGATTTTCTGGTGTTCGGCAAGGAGACCAAAGGTCTTCCGGAAGACATCCTGGCTGAAGCCGGAGGGCGGGCGATCCGCATCCCGATCTTCACCGAAAGCGTCCGCAGCCTGAATCTCTCAACGGCTGCCGGAATCGTCGCCTACGAGGCGTTGCGGCAGTTGGGGATGACCGCTGGTTAA
- a CDS encoding c-type cytochrome, giving the protein MSRRLATLILAALATLILAACGSDGGSSATGSTPVTGGVTSGIAVDPYIVGAVFEEISADGRILQPASTPSDDQGQFTFPRALTPGSTVRLKISQRGTHVSAPFEGMLKRKVLPEDVGQIVVSPMTTLVANGMNETEVAKLLTDAGFQVDKNQIYSNPMLGLDNVKGQVPDSRLEKLRANMALNAFMVATGNFDMGPAEANSAANFEVLQDMGQAVKGMLNSGEFTSLAAQLATDPTLTEPLHLNDLVHSTVDQVQNLVQKTRSHMQGNGGHFDRAQFASDLNLMKGQLQQVVRNYVQKRQDANSNMPPVDGRTVFTDNCSMCHNIGNGGTMDLTGKGTKAQAKISGGHNNRHLTADELTALTGYLDNPGGATPPGNGSGNNGGNMPADGTTLYANNCAGCHGGLDTSSKAGRGAAAIQAAIDNNTGGMNFLSSLTATEVQSIADALAGNSNGSGNGGGNNGGSMPADGTTLYGANCAGCHGDLANTVKPGRTSTQIQAAIDSNTGGMGYLSNLTMQEVQAIADALPAAPPVDPTLPPDGIALYNNECAGCHGNLANTSKPGRTAADIQGAIDTNRGGMGYLGNLTTAEIQAIADALPAPPAPTPGPVDGAALYGSNCAGCHGNLANTGKPGRTATDIQNAIDGNTGGMGFLATLSATEVQAIADALPTPPTPTPGPVDGAALYGSNCAGCHGNLAGTSKPGRTATDIQNAIDGNTGGMGFLATLSTTEVQAIADALPAPPAPTPGPVDGAALYGSNCAGCHGSLASTSKPGRTATDIQNAIDGNTGGMGFLATLSATEVQAIADALPASPAPTPGPVDGAALYSSNCAGCHGSLASTSKPGRTATDIQNAIDGNTGGMGFLATLSATEVQAIADALPAGNAGGGGSDYSDCTACHGQPPNGSTAPNTAGAHAAHKALPGVGTDCSVCHTGRDHNGQVDLGFPAAYDSKNATATDNQNGQCSNISCHGGKTTPDWWSGSIAVNSQCTSCHASGTGEYNSYNSGKHSKHIREGFACTVCHNTAKMDNHFGDLTTPAFETSPAATIGGGSTRVGSYANGKCSSIQCHGSESWNGDDD; this is encoded by the coding sequence ATGTCAAGACGATTGGCAACACTCATTCTGGCCGCATTGGCCACCCTCATCCTCGCCGCCTGCGGCAGTGATGGCGGATCATCTGCCACCGGCAGCACGCCGGTAACCGGCGGCGTCACCAGCGGTATCGCCGTCGATCCGTACATCGTCGGCGCCGTCTTCGAAGAAATTTCGGCTGACGGCAGGATTCTCCAACCGGCATCCACGCCCTCCGACGACCAGGGGCAGTTCACCTTCCCCAGGGCGCTGACTCCGGGCTCAACGGTGCGGCTGAAAATCAGTCAACGCGGCACCCACGTCAGTGCCCCCTTCGAAGGAATGCTGAAACGCAAGGTTCTGCCTGAAGATGTCGGACAGATTGTTGTCAGCCCGATGACCACCCTGGTCGCCAACGGCATGAATGAAACCGAGGTCGCCAAACTGCTGACCGATGCCGGCTTCCAGGTTGATAAAAACCAGATCTACAGCAACCCGATGCTGGGTCTGGACAACGTCAAAGGCCAGGTTCCCGACAGCAGGCTGGAAAAGCTGCGCGCCAACATGGCTCTCAACGCCTTCATGGTCGCGACCGGGAATTTTGACATGGGGCCGGCTGAAGCCAATTCGGCCGCCAATTTTGAAGTCCTCCAGGACATGGGTCAGGCGGTAAAAGGGATGCTGAACAGCGGTGAGTTCACCAGTCTCGCCGCTCAACTGGCGACGGACCCGACCCTCACCGAACCCCTCCATTTGAACGACCTGGTCCATTCCACTGTTGACCAGGTCCAGAACCTGGTGCAGAAAACCCGCTCCCACATGCAGGGCAACGGCGGGCATTTCGACCGCGCTCAGTTCGCCTCCGACCTGAACCTGATGAAGGGTCAACTGCAGCAGGTCGTTCGCAATTACGTGCAGAAAAGGCAGGATGCCAACAGCAATATGCCGCCCGTTGACGGCCGGACCGTGTTCACCGACAACTGTTCCATGTGCCATAACATCGGCAACGGCGGCACCATGGATTTGACCGGCAAGGGAACCAAAGCCCAGGCCAAGATCAGCGGTGGACACAACAACCGCCATCTGACCGCCGATGAACTGACCGCACTGACCGGTTATCTCGACAACCCCGGCGGCGCCACGCCCCCGGGTAACGGCAGCGGCAATAATGGCGGAAACATGCCTGCCGACGGAACAACCCTCTATGCGAACAATTGCGCCGGATGTCACGGCGGCCTCGACACCAGCAGCAAAGCCGGACGCGGCGCGGCGGCCATCCAGGCGGCCATCGACAACAACACCGGCGGCATGAATTTTCTCAGCAGTCTCACCGCGACCGAGGTGCAGTCCATCGCTGACGCGCTGGCCGGCAACAGCAACGGCAGCGGCAATGGCGGCGGCAATAATGGTGGGTCCATGCCTGCCGACGGTACGACACTCTATGGTGCCAATTGCGCCGGGTGTCACGGCGACCTTGCCAACACCGTCAAACCGGGCCGTACCTCAACCCAGATCCAGGCCGCCATCGACAGCAATACCGGCGGCATGGGCTATCTCAGCAACCTGACGATGCAGGAAGTGCAGGCAATCGCCGATGCTCTGCCGGCAGCCCCCCCGGTTGACCCGACCCTGCCGCCCGACGGCATCGCCCTTTACAACAACGAATGCGCCGGCTGTCACGGCAACCTGGCCAATACCAGCAAACCGGGCCGCACCGCGGCTGACATCCAGGGAGCCATCGACACCAACCGCGGCGGCATGGGCTATCTCGGCAACCTGACCACCGCGGAGATTCAGGCGATTGCCGACGCCCTGCCGGCTCCTCCGGCACCGACCCCGGGACCGGTTGACGGCGCCGCCCTCTACGGCAGCAACTGCGCCGGATGTCACGGCAACCTCGCCAACACCGGCAAACCGGGCCGTACCGCCACCGACATCCAGAATGCCATCGACGGCAACACCGGCGGCATGGGTTTCCTCGCCACCCTCTCCGCCACCGAGGTCCAGGCCATTGCCGACGCCCTACCGACTCCTCCGACTCCGACCCCGGGACCGGTTGACGGCGCCGCCCTCTACGGCAGCAACTGCGCCGGATGTCACGGCAACCTGGCCGGCACCAGCAAACCGGGCCGTACCGCCACCGACATCCAGAATGCCATCGACGGCAACACCGGCGGCATGGGTTTCCTCGCCACTCTCTCCACCACCGAGGTCCAGGCGATTGCCGACGCCCTGCCGGCTCCTCCGGCTCCGACCCCGGGACCGGTTGACGGCGCCGCCCTCTACGGCAGCAACTGCGCCGGGTGTCACGGCAGCCTCGCAAGCACCAGCAAACCGGGCCGCACCGCCACCGACATCCAGAACGCCATCGACGGCAACACCGGCGGCATGGGATTCCTCGCAACCCTCTCCGCCACCGAGGTCCAGGCGATCGCCGACGCCCTGCCCGCTTCCCCGGCTCCGACCCCGGGACCGGTTGACGGTGCCGCCCTCTACAGCAGCAACTGCGCCGGATGTCACGGCAGCCTCGCCAGCACCAGCAAGCCGGGCCGCACCGCCACCGACATCCAGAATGCCATCGACGGTAACACCGGCGGCATGGGCTTCCTCGCAACCCTCTCCGCCACCGAGGTCCAGGCGATTGCCGACGCCCTGCCGGCCGGCAACGCCGGTGGCGGCGGGTCCGACTACAGTGACTGCACGGCCTGCCACGGGCAACCGCCGAACGGGAGCACGGCACCCAATACCGCCGGTGCCCATGCCGCCCACAAGGCCCTGCCGGGCGTCGGCACCGATTGCTCGGTCTGTCACACCGGTCGCGACCATAACGGCCAGGTAGATCTCGGTTTCCCGGCCGCGTATGATTCGAAAAACGCCACGGCGACCGACAATCAGAACGGTCAGTGCAGCAACATCAGCTGTCACGGCGGCAAGACCACGCCCGACTGGTGGTCCGGCTCGATTGCGGTCAACAGCCAGTGTACCAGCTGCCACGCGTCCGGGACCGGCGAATACAACAGCTACAATTCCGGAAAACATTCCAAACATATCCGGGAAGGCTTCGCCTGCACCGTCTGCCACAACACCGCCAAAATGGACAACCACTTCGGCGACCTGACCACTCCGGCCTTTGAAACCAGTCCGGCCGCCACCATCGGCGGGGGATCAACCAGGGTCGGCAGCTATGCAAACGGCAAATGTTCGAGCATCCAATGTCATGGTTCCGAAAGCTGGAACGGTGACGACGACTGA